Proteins from a single region of Blastopirellula marina:
- a CDS encoding PfkB family carbohydrate kinase yields MSDSTASRSPLILGEVLFDHFPDGRQVLGGAPFNVAWNVHGMGFQPCMVSAIGDDEAGEQVLSAMHDWGMSAEQIQTVAGKATGAVEVKLKGSEPVFDILKDRAWDYIEPPAIEDYCNYSYLYYGSLAYRSERTAATIRQIIQESKLPRFVDLNVRPPWFDESWVSQLVDGADWLKLNHDELHRLTQIPCDTRDDVRKAVDKFRTAHEVANFCITSGSKGAFLATSDGDGIEVAVTKPQPLVDTVGAGDGFASVLLAGLISGRPLRQVGEAASRFAGKVCENHGATCRDKSFYENVFNEGA; encoded by the coding sequence GCCAGGTACTCGGCGGCGCTCCTTTTAACGTTGCCTGGAATGTCCATGGCATGGGCTTCCAGCCTTGCATGGTATCGGCCATTGGCGACGATGAAGCCGGAGAGCAAGTCCTTAGTGCCATGCACGACTGGGGCATGTCGGCCGAGCAAATCCAAACCGTCGCCGGCAAGGCAACCGGTGCGGTGGAAGTGAAATTAAAAGGAAGTGAACCTGTCTTCGATATTTTGAAAGATCGGGCGTGGGACTACATCGAACCCCCAGCCATCGAAGACTATTGCAACTACTCCTATCTCTATTACGGCAGTCTCGCGTATCGCAGCGAGCGAACCGCGGCGACCATTCGTCAGATCATTCAAGAAAGCAAATTGCCGCGTTTCGTCGACTTGAATGTACGGCCCCCTTGGTTTGACGAGTCGTGGGTCAGTCAGTTGGTGGATGGAGCCGATTGGCTGAAATTGAACCACGACGAACTCCATCGACTCACACAGATACCATGCGATACGCGTGACGACGTTCGAAAAGCGGTTGATAAATTCCGTACGGCGCATGAAGTTGCCAATTTCTGTATCACATCCGGCTCGAAGGGGGCCTTTCTTGCCACAAGTGATGGCGATGGCATTGAAGTTGCAGTCACCAAACCCCAGCCCCTGGTCGATACGGTCGGCGCAGGGGATGGATTCGCGTCAGTCCTGCTCGCCGGACTGATATCGGGCCGCCCACTGCGACAGGTTGGCGAAGCGGCGTCTCGATTCGCAGGGAAAGTATGCGAGAACCATGGAGCAACTTGCCGAGACAAGTCGTTCTATGAAAACGTCTTCAACGAAGGAGCGTAA